The nucleotide window GGACACTGTGATGGTGAATACTTATTATAACCTTCTTTTATCTCGTTGATGCAGTATTACAAATACACACTCGAGACTCCTTATGCTCTGACGGGTACACACAATCTAGCTAAGGCAACGGCGAAAGGAAGCACGGTTGTGTTATTTGTGGCCAGCGCCAATGATAAACAGTGGCAGGCATCTGAGAAAGTTTTGAGAACCATGCTTGATTCTTTTCAGCTGTAATCCCTTAACTCAAAATGCAAATGAGATTATATTCGATAATATATGCTTCTATCTTCACATATAATGAAGAATGTTCTTTGAGTTCTTCAATGTTCTTGTTGTCCGAGCATTCTTTAACATTATTTAATGGGTGTTCTTTTTATTGGACTGGTATGTTCTGAATCTGGTATGTTCTGAATCTTGGCTGGTATTATCTGATGTTGATAATGATGTTTTTATTGAATCATTGCTGAGATCATTGAATCGAGATTTTATGcattttacaaaattgaatttggAGTTTTCGGGTGAAAGAGTTTGCTTTTGTATATGTTTAACTTGAAGCTTTGAATCTATAACCgctcaagtccactactatattgtcttcttcgagtttttcctttcgggcttcatcttttttaaaacgcgtctactagggagaggtttctacgcccttataaagaatgtttcgttctcctccccgatctcacaattcactcgggctcagcgtcctcgctagcacttgttcccttatccaattgatgtgggaccccctaatccaccccctttggggccagcgtccttccTGTCataccacctcgtgtctaccccttttggGGTTCAACCTCCTcaacctccttgctggcacatcaccccgtgtctggctctgataccatttataacgactcaagcccaccactaacagatattgtcctctttggactttccctttcagactttccctcgaggtttttaaaatgcatctgctaagaagaggttttcacatctttataaaaaaaaaatgtttcgttctcttctccaaccgatgtgggatctcacatcattCTTTCACGCTCTTGTCAAGGATTAAGAAATTCTTCATTACTGAACATGTTCCCAAGATACTATTCCCTCAATAAAATCGAAGAACAAGTTCAACTGAAAATGGATTGAGTCATTCATTTATCATATACATCTTACTAAAATAATTCCACTACTAAACAAATACGATGGTTCATCTCTCATCTTAAAACaagattttcatttccaaCTAGTCTATCAGAACTTCAAACAAGAACTCCATTCCATCATCGGCATTAAAACTCAACAAATTCAAGTGCTTTTGATGCATGTTCAGGTCCTCTCATATCCAAGTCCAGTTGGTTAAGTTTTGAATAAATCTCACATGATTTAGGATGAGTAGCATCACCAACTGAGAAGACATGCGCTTTCTTATCTATCTCAATCCAGCTCCACCCTGCACTTTTCCTTACCCTTTTTTGTTGCATTTGTTTTCTAATATCAGCCAACTGTGTCCATAAACCTGCTCTAGCATAGATATGAGCAAGAGTTACATAGGGTGCAGCATTACTTGGATCCATCTCGATGAGTCGATAAGCTACCTCCCTCCCGAGCTCGACCACTACATGAACTTTGCAAGCACCTAAAAGGGAACACCACATTACGTAATTAGACTCATAAGGCATTTTCTCCATCAATTCCTTAGCTTTTCCTACATGCCCATTTCTGGCATAGAGATCAATCAAACAAGCATAATGATCAATTTGAGGATCTAATCTGTATTCACTGCCcattttattgaaatattcCACTGCCTCATTTAGTAATCCTGCATGGTTACAGGCAGTTAAAACTGCAGTAAAACAGACATGATCAGGCAAGAAACCTTCTTCAGTCAACAAACTCTCAAAGAGCTTTAAGGCATCTGAGCCTCTACCACATTGAGCAAACGCCATTATCATCGAAGTCGACAGCACACTGTTCTTCTCAACCGTCTGATTGAATATGATAAATGCATCATCAACACTGCCACATTTCGAGTACATATCTAACAAAGAACAGACCACAAACACATTATTCTCTGATCCCATTTTTGTAACTAGAGAATGCACTTGCCTTCCTTGTTCAAGTACTGTTAGACTCCCACAAGCATTTAAAACACTAGTTAATGTATGATCAGTTGGGCTCAAATTACTAGCTCTCATCTCTACAAACAGTTTTAATGCCTCTTCCCCATACAAGTTTTGAGAAAACCCTGATATCATAGAATTAAATATGACATTGTCCTTCACATTTGCCTCATAAAAGAGCAGGGCAGCTTCTTCTATTCTTCCTAGTTTTGAGTAACAATCAATAGCGGAGCTAATTACAAAACTgctaaaaagaataaaaccaAGTTTGATAACATGAGCATGAAACAAAGTTGTAAGATGATTCGGAAGTTCATCCTTCAGACTTGGGCATGAACTAATAACAGTGGCATAAGTAAAACAGTTGGGTCTATCCTGAGTTACCAACATATTCTTAAACATCAAGATGGCTTCCCTCCCAGCCCCATTTTGGGATAGCCCAGATATTATAGAGGTCCAAGAAACTTGGTCATGAGTCTTCATATGAACGAAGATCCTTTTTGCATCCACAATGGCATTACACTTGGAGtataaattaaccaatgcaCTGTTCAAATATAAGTTATCTTCAAATCCTATTTTGACAATCTGCGCATGAATTTGCAGacccaaaaacaaattaattgttttagCACAAGAATTAAGAGCAGAGCAGAGAGAATACTTGGTCAATTTCGCTCCCAAGCTGCACATTCTGCAAAGTAACCCAGTGCTTCAGAGGCATTAACACGGTTGCCaaatttcctttccttttcgcTGAGATTCTTGTGCGGACGAAAGTTGATAGTATCATAGCAAGATGCTCGTAACATTTGAAATCCAATGGTTGCCTGG belongs to Cucurbita pepo subsp. pepo cultivar mu-cu-16 unplaced genomic scaffold, ASM280686v2 Cp4.1_scaffold000457, whole genome shotgun sequence and includes:
- the LOC111785345 gene encoding pentatricopeptide repeat-containing protein At2g13600-like — encoded protein: MCSLGAKLTKYSLCSALNSCAKTINLFLGLQIHAQIVKIGFEDNLYLNSALVNLYSKCNAIVDAKRIFVHMKTHDQVSWTSIISGLSQNGAGREAILMFKNMLVTQDRPNCFTYATVISSCPSLKDELPNHLTTLFHAHVIKLGFILFSSFVISSAIDCYSKLGRIEEAALLFYEANVKDNVIFNSMISGFSQNLYGEEALKLFVEMRASNLSPTDHTLTSVLNACGSLTVLEQGRQVHSLVTKMGSENNVFVVCSLLDMYSKCGSVDDAFIIFNQTVEKNSVLSTSMIMAFAQCGRGSDALKLFESLLTEEGFLPDHVCFTAVLTACNHAGLLNEAVEYFNKMGSEYRLDPQIDHYACLIDLYARNGHVGKAKELMEKMPYESNYVMWCSLLGACKVHVVVELGREVAYRLIEMDPSNAAPYVTLAHIYARAGLWTQLADIRKQMQQKRVRKSAGWSWIEIDKKAHVFSVGDATHPKSCEIYSKLNQLDLDMRGPEHASKALEFVEF